The genome window ACAAACCAAGGAGGGCATTTGATAGTGGAAATCGGAAGCAGCGGTCCTTGCCAGACTACAACGGCCGTGGTTGGCATGAATCTAGGAAGCAGGTGATGAAGGACTTTGGGGGTCTGAAGAGGTCCTATTACATGGATCCACAACCATCCAACGGCTATGAATGGCACCTATATGAATATGAGATCAATGACTGTGATGCTTTTGCCTTATATCGGCTTGAATTCAAGTCTTCAGATGCAAAGAAAATTGCAAAATCCAAATTAGGTTGTAATCCACTGAATGAAATTCAGCAGCAAATGGATAGACTCAGTGCAGACAGTCCTGTCGACACCAAACGGACGGCCCGGAGCCGGACAGAGCCTAACCCGATAGATGTCAATACTAACATCTATTCAGTTCCAAACACCACAGTTCAAACTGATGTTCCAAATGCTTATCAGCCAGGGTCACAAGTGGACCAGATGACATATTTGAACGGTAGTGTCGTTTATGGGCCTCATCTGCCGTACGGTTACTCGACTGAAAGAAGTGACTTCTATTGGAACTCAAATGATGGGACATGAGAAGATATAAACACATGTTCGATTTATGGCATATTTGGCCTTCAAGTTCTAACAATTCCCGTTATGATTATTGGGTCAAATCTATTAGCATGACCCCCATCTTCTTGTAATTGTAGTTGGCCCAATCTACAGGAAACATCTCTGAAACAAGGGATGCCAATAGGCAATACTGCAGTTCTATTTTCTGTGGCAACTTTGTCGTTGTAATATAGCCATATCATGATAATAGCACCCTCCTCGATGTGCAGCTGTATGTAACATATATCTCTGGCTTGGTGGACGATAACCGTTAACCAGTCACGTTGGTGCCTCCATTTATCGGTTACGTTGTATGTGTACCATTATTCCTGTTCTGAATCTGGGTGCAATCTTTATCCTCAAACTCCGATTGCACTTGGGTCAGATGGAGTAAAAACCAGCCCACGATCAGACGTGTCACGTGTGAATGAATTCTATATCTAAAGTCACTCACAATCGCACCCCGAACATGTCGAGTTTCGAGTAACCCATTCTTATTCACTGTACATTTTAAATGATATGTACATTTTAAATGATAATTCAACTATAAGTAATTAAGTACCAGCAATAATCGAGTTATATATATAGGATTTTAAGCCTTGTGAATAGCAACAACACATTTCATGAATAATTAATGAAGTTACACATTTAAAATAATTACTATTATATTTTAATTATTTTTTCACAAGATAAAGAATGAACCAAATTTTAGGTCGGATATGGGTCACCCTTAGGTCGAAATAGAAACTCGCACTACCTGTTGGGTTTCGGATCCGTGGGTTAAATTTCCATCCCTAATTGCGATCTTGAAAACTCCCATTAATATTTTGCAGATGCGGGTTTGCGAGTTATTTAGCAACAAAAGATGATGCGAGAAAAAAATGGATTGGGACTTACTTAAAATAagttttttggtgtttgatgatcaatataATTACTTGGGCTAACATTTTTTTGTTATTGTCTTTGATTATAATTTAAAAGATACATAGTAGGCTTGGATTAAGGTAAAATAGTGATTTAATCAATTAATATCTTAAACAATACATTATATGTTATTTTAAAAATCTACATAAACATGCAAGAGTCAAAGACATAATCTAAAACCAAGCCGGATGTAAAAGCTCACgcaaaaaaaaaaaagagaagaaggggCGTTAGACCATACGACCCTAACCGACAAAAGCGAAGGAGCATCGAACCGATAGTGACAAGATGTAAGACCGTATGTTCTCACTTTACATAGCATCGAGCATTTGACCATATGTCACACTATTAACGCTCTGGAGGAGTGTCAGATTATCCTTCCACGAGATCGCCGTACCATCGAGGCAGAGTACGATAATGTATAAAGAGGTTCCAAAGAAGGAATTGGAGCGTCAGACTACATGCCATAGAGTGTGGTCTTGAACGATCGACAACAACTAGTGCTAACATAGTACTAACACTATATTCGTTGAGAGACATTGGACCGTAACACAATGGTCCAATAATGTACTTGTTAGACGGTCCAACGAAGCGTTGGGTTGGATGTTGAAGGTGCAATGATTATATATCTCCTTGAGGTTATATATAGGATCCTAACCGACTATTATAGGTCTATAAGAGTTGACTAACATATTAAGAGAGTTGGGACTTATCTCTAGTAGCTTTAGCTACACCCACATGGTTAAAAGGATATGAAAGTGCATCAATACCTTTGTGGGTTTTAGTGGGTTGAGTGAAAACACTATCAAAGGACTAATCAATTTTCACTAGTGATGAACATTAAATTAAGTATAAAGCATATGTCTTAGGCATGCAAGGTTCAACCTAACAGAACAATGATGGTATTCTACAAAAGATGAAATGGTTATATGAATATAGAATATCACAAGCAATATGAGAaagcaaacaagatgagcataatTAGCATGAGACTtaaaaagactatgaattggagaagtCCCAAGCAAAGAAGGTTTGCTTATGGGCAAAGGATATTCAGTGTACATTCAAGGTGCTATGACTTAAGAAAAGCTTGATAagatgaagatagcaaggaaagaacTTCGAGTGACTAAACATAGGAGAAGTTCAAGAGGACTAAAATACCAAGGCTAATATGAGATCATGCTATGTAGAGTGATCTTTGTTGAAAAAATATAAAGTATAAGATAGACATTGATTAGGTTGGTATTCAATGAGATATGACTTGGAGATAGTTTGATAAATTGAGGACAAGGCATAAAAGGGCTTCCCTGGCAAGGCGAAGGTCAAAGCAAGTGATGCTACAATATTAAACCTAATTATTTTATGATTATACAATAAATTTGCTAGTCACAAATTATTTTTTTTTCTTAAAAATGTCTCTTTTTTAGTCTTtagttagactatatttaataattATATTTGACATCCAAACAGTTAACGTCTAGAACCAAACACCCGTTAAAACTAAGATTACCGTTTGAGTGGAGAAAAACGACACTAGGAAAAGAGTTCCACATGGCTGTGTAAAAAGCGATTAACAGTGAGAGGAAAACAAAACGATGCGTCAAACAATGGATAATGTAACTCCACATCGATGAATAGTTGAATACCTTCAACCTAGATTCCTATTTCGATTTTTCTAAATTTCAACAGTTCTATCTTATTCTCTATTTTATCTTCTAATTTAAATTCCAAACAATAAAACAATATTTTATATTCACGATATGCTCAACCCAACCTAAGCCGGAATAGGAGGTTGCTGGAACAGCGCACGTGTTGCCGTCTTGGCGACCCGTTTTGTGGCCTCCATAGCGGGCATCTTGCAAAGTCGCAACCGCACCGCACCGCACCGCACCGTTTCGCGGGCTCTCGAGTCTGGAGGGCCGAACCGCCGCCCCGCGATTCCCAGCCCACCATTGTATTATGGGGTGCGGTAGGTTTCCGATTCCTTCTGCGCTTTTCACGGTGCCCACCCAGCGTGCAACCTAGGCGAGAACCGCCTCCCCCTCCGCTCCTTCCAGCTCGCTCTGTAATCTGCATCAGCCTcgcccgccgccgtcgccgccatgGGGAGGGGAAAGTTCAAGGGGAAGCCCACAGGCCGCCGCAACTTCTCCACACCCGAGGAGATCGGTAACGATGCGCCCGCCTGCCCACCTTTCTGTTTGGTCCCGTTTGTGGTCGAATTCGATTTCTTGTCTGGAGCGTGACGCGGTGAGCCTAGGCGACTGCTCGATCTGATGATTCCGGGGTGAGCTAATTCTTCACCGGGTTTGCGTGGCCGAGCAGAATTTAAATTGTCTAGTAGCTTGTCGCGAGTTACCACTTGAGATTCCCGCTTTTAGTCTGCGCCTCGGGGTTTTCGTGTACTGGTAGGATTTGATGGTGCCTCGGATCGTTGGAGGAACGATGATTTGTTGATCTAGTTGTTCGATTTGGAGGCTTACCTACCTGTGTTTGCACTTACAGTTTGGTTCGTAATTGTGTTTCAAACGTTTGGTTGCTTCTATTCATCCAGCAATGATGCAGTAGGACAACTTGGCTTTATTTTCCCTTCACTGTCAGAGATCTTCACCGAAAAGGGTTTGTGTGAAGTTTAAACGCAGTGGTATATCAATTAGCACACTGTATCTGGCCTCAGATGAAGCTCTAGAGGCTGAATACAGGAAAGAAATGCTacacttagggcttgtttggtttcTATACTAGTCTGGGCAGGCTTAGCCAGCCATATCGTTCAGTCTTAGGCATAGGAAAATGGACACCTGAGATCTTTGCCTGCAACAGGCATATTCCCCCCGCTGCAAAGCAAACCTGCCCTTAGCCTCTTCTTGTTTCGTTAATTGCTACCTTGGGATATGGAATGGCTACTGAGAATTTTTTGGCTTGTTTCTTATAACCTTTTTTACCCTCCAAATAATTGCAGCTGCTGGTACTTCAGGTCGGCCACGCACCTTTAAGAAGGTCTGTACTATTCTTTCAATTAATTTGTTGCGCATGATGAGTGCTACTTCTATTCCTCGTGATCTTTTTTCACTCCTACGAGTGAAAATGGATTTCTTCATCACTTGATTTGGATAATATCAAATACAATTTTCTCCAACTCATATTTCTTCTCCATGGATGGTCACTTTCTAGAATGGGTACAGTGATTCGATAATTTTATGGAGTAATTATGTTTGGTGTGGACTGTGGAAAATTTGTGTTATGTCCCTTATTGCAATTTAAATTCAATTTTTAGTTTGgcaatcaaattgttccaaaagtgTTAGCCACCCTTTGTTGTTGAGGTAATGAGGGGGTTCCACAAGTTTGCTATTATTTTTGCTCGATCTAATGCATGCATATACAATAAAAATCCATGATCAAATTTGGTGCCATTAATCAATGTCATCATAAAAGTTTTCATCAGCTAGACATGCCACTAAATAAAACAACTCACCTATTTGGTCATTACCTAGCTGCAAATTTGATTGTGGTTTCTATGTCCTTGCTATAATGATTGATTTGTTTTGAAAATTAAATAGAAGGAGGAAGAGGAAGATGAGGAAGAGGTAGAAAGAGAAGAGTCTGAGGAAGAATCTGAAgaggattctgatgaaaagactgTAAGGACATTCTAATCCAGCTAACTTGTACCACATGTACACGGTTCATTCATAATGATCTGATATGCAACATATGCTACCTTGATATTGCAGAAACATAAAGGCACTGAGGGTATTATTCAGATTGAAAATCCAAACTTGGTGAAAGCCAAGAATATAAAGGCCAAGGAAGTTGATGTAAGTTGCTGACTACTGGTAACATCTTTGTTTTTATTTCCAACCTTCGTATCATCATGCTTTTAGGAGGCAACGATGCCTTGCAGTTTCCCTGTTTTTCCTTCTGTATGTTGTCTTAGCTACAATTGTACACAAACGCATCATCGTTATTTTTAATCTTGTATGGTCAAGGAGGAACATCTCTTAGTATCTACttgtaggggtggtaatggatcacgatccaaatgccCCTTCACAAAAAGTTAGGGCCCTTAAATAatgttagttcaaaaatgaaataGGGCCCGATCATAATCCGATTCATCCTTAAAGTTTGTGGTGTAAAATCTAgagcccattaccacccctatcTACTTGTCTATAAAATTCGTTATTGTACAATGCGATATGATGTTATCCTGCTGGAGCTGACTTCCACAATTGCTTTGTCATGTCTAGCTAATTGCTATGCAGCACAGATACGGATACACATTTCAGTATTGGCTGGATACAGCATTTTCTAAAAAACCCGATAGCGGATATGTTTTAGTATtttataataaataaataataaggcTTATTAAAATTCTAAAAACAGTAACACACTACCATGAACTTGAAATTCCCTTGCGTTCTTGCAATTGTGCTATTCTGCCCAGCATATACATC of Zea mays cultivar B73 chromosome 8, Zm-B73-REFERENCE-NAM-5.0, whole genome shotgun sequence contains these proteins:
- the LOC100282833 gene encoding heat- and acid-stable phosphoprotein, with translation MGRGKFKGKPTGRRNFSTPEEIAAGTSGRPRTFKKKEEEEDEEEVEREESEEESEEDSDEKTKHKGTEGIIQIENPNLVKAKNIKAKEVDFGKTTELSRREREELEKQKAHERYMKLQEQGKTEQARKDLERLALIRQQRADAAKKREEEKAAKEQRKSEARK